A genomic stretch from Limnobacter thiooxidans includes:
- the hemA gene encoding glutamyl-tRNA reductase — protein MELFAVGLNYQSAPLALRERLAFPAEQLQEALRALAQRVQAPEAAILSTCNRTEVYCASSNIEQLKLELLEWLANNRNIPSHELSPHLYILPQQEVVRHAFRVASGLDSMVLGEAQILGQMKQAARTAEEAGTLGQMLHQLFQRTFSVAKEVRSHTEIGAHSVSMASAAVKLASRIFGDLSKRHVLFVGAGEMIQLCTTHFAAQNPKSITIANRSAERAQQLANAHGASVIGLAQVPEQLAKSDIVISCTASTLPIIGLGMVEAACKKRKHEPIFMLDLAVPRDIETQVSKLDDVFLYSVDDLSQIVQEGREQRAAAVEQAEVIIESQVQGFMRWMSERSLVPTIQEIHQKADDIAQLELEHARKQLAKGTPPDDVLQLMAHRMSAKFMHGPMQALHQATPAEREALTKWLPQLFNIKNTDK, from the coding sequence ATGGAGCTTTTTGCAGTCGGCCTGAATTACCAATCCGCACCGCTCGCCTTGCGCGAGCGCTTGGCGTTTCCGGCTGAACAATTGCAAGAAGCATTGCGCGCCCTGGCTCAGCGCGTACAGGCACCTGAAGCCGCCATTCTGTCCACCTGCAACCGCACTGAAGTGTATTGCGCCAGCAGCAACATCGAACAACTCAAACTTGAATTGCTCGAATGGCTGGCCAACAACCGGAACATTCCCAGCCACGAATTAAGCCCCCACCTTTACATTCTTCCCCAACAGGAAGTAGTCCGCCATGCATTTCGCGTGGCCAGCGGGCTGGACTCCATGGTGCTTGGTGAAGCCCAAATTCTGGGTCAGATGAAACAGGCCGCCCGCACGGCAGAAGAGGCAGGCACCTTGGGGCAAATGTTGCACCAACTGTTCCAGCGCACTTTCTCCGTGGCCAAAGAGGTTCGATCACACACTGAAATTGGTGCACACTCGGTGTCCATGGCTTCCGCAGCTGTGAAACTGGCCAGCCGAATTTTTGGTGACCTCAGCAAACGCCACGTGCTGTTCGTGGGCGCTGGTGAAATGATTCAACTGTGTACCACCCACTTTGCAGCGCAAAACCCGAAAAGCATCACCATTGCCAACCGTAGCGCAGAACGTGCACAGCAACTGGCCAATGCCCACGGAGCCTCGGTCATCGGCCTGGCCCAAGTGCCAGAACAACTTGCAAAATCAGACATCGTGATTTCCTGCACCGCCAGCACCCTGCCGATCATCGGCCTGGGCATGGTCGAAGCCGCCTGCAAAAAACGCAAGCATGAACCTATTTTCATGCTCGACCTGGCAGTGCCCCGCGACATCGAAACCCAGGTCAGCAAGCTGGATGACGTATTTTTGTATTCGGTCGACGACCTTAGCCAGATCGTTCAGGAAGGACGCGAACAACGCGCAGCCGCAGTCGAGCAAGCGGAAGTCATCATCGAATCGCAAGTTCAGGGCTTCATGCGCTGGATGAGTGAACGGTCCCTTGTGCCCACCATTCAGGAAATTCACCAAAAAGCAGACGACATTGCCCAGCTTGAGCTAGAGCACGCCCGCAAACAACTGGCCAAAGGCACCCCCCCTGACGACGTACTGCAGCTGATGGCCCACCGCATGAGTGCCAAATTCATGCATGGCCCCATGCAGGCCCTGCACCAAGCCACACCGGCCGAGCGGGAAGCCCTGACCAAGTGGCTGCCCCAACTTTTCAACATCAAAAACACCGACAAATAG
- a CDS encoding autotransporter assembly complex protein TamA: MFKLRLLFACCFVLVGVFVQPAQAQEEVSPEERPVVNFVVADEFKTLVEQATEQIRSTAQVNDNGDAWQLFRRMRPVIRDVLGTEGHFSPSIQRVVDESLPEDAPAPLNIKIEPGPQSTVTSVDIQFDGEINKDEFAARRERLKTLWLLGTNQAFNQTDWSASKDNLLRDLLAKDFAAATLSESQANVDPDTNTVTLRVVYDSGPVFTFGELKIKGLNKYRNDLVARYNTIQPGDRYEQERLLTLLADLQGTSYFSAVDVKIDTDDRQPERVPIEVTVLESDSKRVGLGAGYSSNTGFRTEATYQYNNLFDRAYSLVTGVRVEQKRQSAFADVFLPPSRRGMSDSVGVAFDHQQISNLEVDRSSIGAIREYTQGINEYRLGLNFQLEERSALGVNFGATQALVASSSWTRAAVDNRLNPSDGYIAFGQVAVAGEQFASDQSFMRLYGRFQQFWSPSPEHLFTARFEAGTVAASARRDIPQDYLFRAGGTNSIRGYDFLDVGVLDQGVLVGGRRVMIGTLEYVRWFNGPLGAAVFTDVGDVADNWSSFDPKPAVGIGVRYKTPAGPIAFDVAKAADQDNLRIHFALGVAF; the protein is encoded by the coding sequence ATGTTTAAGTTGCGTTTATTGTTCGCCTGTTGTTTTGTATTGGTTGGTGTGTTTGTGCAGCCTGCGCAGGCGCAGGAAGAGGTGAGCCCTGAAGAGCGGCCCGTTGTGAATTTTGTGGTTGCTGATGAGTTCAAGACCTTGGTGGAGCAAGCCACCGAGCAAATTCGTTCGACTGCGCAAGTCAACGACAACGGCGATGCCTGGCAACTGTTTCGCCGCATGCGGCCTGTAATACGCGATGTTTTGGGTACCGAGGGCCATTTTTCGCCCTCCATTCAGCGTGTTGTGGACGAAAGCTTGCCAGAAGATGCCCCGGCACCTTTGAACATCAAGATAGAACCCGGCCCGCAGAGTACTGTGACTTCCGTTGACATTCAATTTGACGGTGAAATCAACAAGGATGAATTTGCTGCACGTCGGGAGCGCTTGAAAACCTTGTGGTTGTTAGGGACCAATCAGGCTTTCAATCAAACCGACTGGTCGGCCAGCAAAGACAATCTCCTGCGTGATCTTTTGGCAAAAGACTTCGCGGCCGCGACTCTGTCGGAAAGTCAGGCCAATGTTGACCCGGATACCAATACAGTGACCCTTCGTGTGGTGTATGACAGTGGGCCGGTTTTTACTTTTGGCGAATTGAAAATCAAGGGTTTGAACAAGTATCGGAATGACCTCGTGGCCCGGTACAACACCATCCAGCCCGGTGATCGTTATGAGCAGGAGCGTTTGCTCACCTTGCTGGCGGATTTGCAGGGTACCTCCTATTTTTCAGCTGTTGATGTCAAGATAGATACCGATGACCGGCAGCCTGAAAGGGTACCCATTGAAGTCACCGTGCTGGAAAGTGACAGCAAGCGTGTGGGGCTGGGCGCGGGCTACAGTTCCAATACAGGCTTCCGCACGGAAGCCACTTACCAATACAACAATCTGTTTGACCGCGCTTATTCACTGGTCACTGGAGTGCGTGTTGAACAGAAAAGGCAATCGGCATTTGCTGATGTATTCTTGCCTCCGTCCAGGCGGGGTATGTCCGATTCTGTTGGCGTGGCCTTCGACCACCAGCAAATTTCCAATCTGGAAGTGGATCGCTCGTCTATCGGTGCGATTCGCGAGTACACCCAAGGCATTAACGAGTATCGGCTAGGCTTGAATTTTCAGCTTGAGGAACGAAGTGCTCTGGGTGTCAATTTTGGTGCCACACAAGCTTTGGTGGCCAGCTCATCGTGGACCCGCGCTGCAGTGGATAACCGCTTGAATCCGTCAGACGGCTACATCGCTTTTGGTCAAGTGGCTGTTGCAGGCGAGCAGTTCGCCTCCGATCAAAGCTTTATGCGGTTGTATGGCCGTTTCCAGCAATTTTGGTCGCCCTCTCCGGAACATCTTTTTACGGCCCGTTTTGAGGCGGGTACCGTGGCGGCCAGCGCGCGCCGTGACATTCCGCAGGACTACCTGTTTCGGGCTGGCGGCACCAACAGCATTCGGGGCTATGACTTTCTGGACGTGGGCGTGCTTGATCAAGGTGTTTTGGTGGGGGGGCGGCGCGTCATGATAGGCACCTTGGAGTATGTACGCTGGTTCAACGGCCCGCTGGGTGCTGCTGTGTTCACTGATGTGGGCGATGTGGCGGACAACTGGAGCAGTTTCGATCCCAAGCCGGCGGTGGGCATCGGTGTTCGATACAAGACACCCGCTGGGCCGATCGCCTTTGATGTGGCCAAGGCGGCCGATCAGGACAACTTGCGTATTCATTTCGCGCTGGGGGTGGCATTTTGA
- a CDS encoding TetR/AcrR family transcriptional regulator encodes MTSTASTIHGRTRLIDAALNLSYQRRSFSSLGIREITREASLSAPAFYRHFEDLADLGTAVILEVEKAVIEAFTEVRMSTAKEADLDIRPMLVKRFFDWAAENPKPVVVGASEAFGPLERMRNGLKKTIRAISEDICSDNRIAALLPGLPHEEMIEVLEVLAQNVLFMAVEYVEKPQERSAIYDKALRIVSVIFAGAHATHAMKLEQDSTPAP; translated from the coding sequence ATGACCTCCACCGCCTCCACCATTCATGGCCGCACCCGGCTAATTGACGCTGCACTGAACCTGAGCTACCAACGGCGAAGTTTCTCCAGCCTGGGCATTCGCGAAATCACCCGCGAGGCCAGCCTGTCAGCACCTGCGTTCTATCGCCATTTTGAAGACCTGGCCGACCTGGGCACCGCTGTTATTCTGGAAGTTGAAAAGGCCGTCATCGAAGCCTTCACCGAAGTCCGCATGAGCACCGCCAAGGAAGCAGATCTCGACATTCGGCCCATGTTGGTCAAACGCTTTTTCGACTGGGCTGCAGAAAACCCGAAACCAGTGGTAGTGGGTGCCTCCGAGGCCTTTGGTCCACTTGAGCGGATGCGAAACGGTTTGAAAAAAACCATTCGAGCCATTAGCGAAGACATTTGCAGCGACAACCGCATTGCCGCCCTTTTGCCAGGGCTACCCCACGAAGAAATGATCGAAGTGCTGGAAGTACTGGCCCAGAACGTACTCTTCATGGCCGTTGAATATGTCGAGAAGCCGCAGGAACGCTCTGCGATTTATGACAAGGCCCTGCGGATCGTCTCTGTCATTTTTGCAGGCGCCCACGCCACCCACGCCATGAAGCTCGAACAGGACAGCACCCCAGCACCTTGA
- a CDS encoding 2Fe-2S iron-sulfur cluster-binding protein, with amino-acid sequence MKLLEWFGLQGGAAAGSKGKVTHTVNVAPGGQSFEVEKGRKVILNSALSAGLGFPHNCRVGSCTQCKCKLKSGKVRELTDSSYVLSAEDLKAGMILACQSIPETDLEIEVDLTSGGDRLVETRGTIVGQKDLTHDIVELRVALDDPMPFKAGQYAEIRLEEFSLSRNYSFAMAPKGQEAGELVFHVRKVPGGKFTEWLFAANRQETRLSMSGPFGDFYLRPAEGEKPAPIVCVAGGSGMAPILSLLEQAKWAGETRDAVYLFGARTQRDLYAEEEIGRIQQGWRGSLNFKQVLSEEPENSSWSGARGYVTDELDKLQLDWPDVQAYLCGPPAMIDAAIAKFSKLGVKPENIRYDKFE; translated from the coding sequence ATGAAATTGCTTGAATGGTTTGGTTTGCAAGGTGGTGCGGCAGCGGGCAGCAAAGGCAAAGTCACGCACACCGTGAATGTTGCCCCAGGTGGCCAAAGTTTTGAGGTGGAAAAAGGCCGGAAGGTGATTCTGAATTCCGCCCTGTCTGCCGGTTTGGGTTTTCCGCACAATTGCAGGGTGGGAAGTTGCACGCAATGCAAGTGCAAGCTGAAAAGCGGCAAGGTGCGGGAGTTGACCGATTCCAGTTATGTATTGAGTGCAGAGGACCTGAAAGCCGGGATGATTCTGGCGTGCCAGTCGATTCCGGAAACAGATCTGGAAATCGAGGTGGACCTGACTTCAGGCGGAGATCGCCTGGTGGAAACGCGCGGGACGATTGTGGGTCAGAAGGATTTGACGCATGACATCGTGGAGTTGCGCGTCGCCCTGGATGATCCGATGCCTTTCAAAGCCGGGCAGTATGCCGAGATTCGCCTTGAAGAATTCAGCTTGTCGCGTAATTACAGCTTTGCCATGGCACCCAAAGGTCAAGAGGCCGGCGAGTTGGTGTTTCACGTGCGCAAAGTGCCGGGTGGCAAGTTCACTGAGTGGCTGTTTGCTGCCAACCGCCAGGAAACCCGGCTGAGCATGAGTGGCCCGTTTGGTGATTTCTACCTGCGCCCAGCCGAAGGCGAGAAGCCGGCACCGATTGTTTGTGTTGCAGGCGGCAGTGGCATGGCGCCTATCCTGAGTTTACTGGAGCAGGCCAAGTGGGCCGGCGAAACCCGTGATGCGGTGTATTTGTTTGGCGCACGCACACAGCGTGATTTGTACGCAGAAGAAGAGATTGGACGCATTCAGCAGGGCTGGAGGGGTTCGCTGAATTTCAAGCAGGTGTTGTCGGAAGAGCCGGAGAATTCGAGCTGGTCGGGTGCGCGAGGTTATGTCACTGACGAGCTCGACAAATTACAGTTGGACTGGCCCGATGTTCAGGCCTATTTGTGCGGCCCACCCGCAATGATTGATGCGGCAATTGCAAAGTTTTCCAAGTTGGGTGTGAAACCTGAAAATATTCGTTACGACAAGTTCGAGTGA
- a CDS encoding alkane 1-monooxygenase has translation MQHYLKFTTFPLIALAVMHAMMQGGAWMYTGIAALVFVVALGDILLPDDRSEPRMEGEFFLNLMLWLTLPILMWVTLCFTWAVAPVDVLGIDGFMKGVFGYDRLQLQADTTWYQWFFGALAGAFLFGAGGTNVGHELTHRTYSMRDMMLGRWMLAFTCDASFSIEHVYGHHKNLGTPADPATAQRGENVYGFVLKSTLGGYKSAWKLEKQRLAKFNQSVWNPVHSRMMRGNLMSLSLFATSFVIGGWVGVVMFWIMSAGGKTLLEIVNYMEHYGIVRRPEDKVEPRHSWNTNASVSTALLYALTRHSHHHAEADQEYWNLRSYRHAPMLPTGYLGTILLALVPPLYKKVMTPLLNHWDETFATPEEKKLAIEASLKSGMKGLKSAQLGQNGGHNMNRAAA, from the coding sequence ATGCAGCACTATTTGAAATTCACCACCTTTCCATTGATTGCCCTGGCTGTGATGCATGCCATGATGCAAGGCGGTGCCTGGATGTACACCGGCATCGCCGCACTGGTGTTCGTTGTCGCTTTGGGCGACATCCTGTTGCCGGATGACCGCAGTGAGCCGCGCATGGAAGGGGAGTTTTTTCTGAACCTGATGTTGTGGCTGACCCTGCCCATTCTGATGTGGGTCACCCTGTGTTTCACCTGGGCGGTGGCACCGGTGGACGTGCTGGGCATTGATGGTTTCATGAAAGGAGTTTTCGGTTATGACCGCTTGCAGCTTCAAGCGGATACCACTTGGTATCAATGGTTTTTTGGTGCGCTCGCTGGGGCCTTTCTGTTTGGTGCCGGTGGGACCAACGTTGGGCATGAATTGACCCACCGCACCTACAGCATGCGAGACATGATGTTAGGCCGCTGGATGTTGGCGTTCACCTGTGATGCGTCCTTCTCGATTGAGCACGTGTATGGGCACCACAAGAACCTGGGGACCCCTGCAGATCCTGCCACTGCGCAGCGCGGCGAGAACGTATACGGCTTTGTCCTGAAAAGTACCCTGGGCGGTTACAAATCGGCCTGGAAGCTTGAAAAGCAGCGCCTGGCCAAGTTCAACCAATCGGTCTGGAATCCTGTTCATAGCCGGATGATGCGTGGCAATTTGATGAGTTTGAGCTTGTTTGCGACGTCTTTTGTCATCGGCGGTTGGGTGGGTGTTGTGATGTTCTGGATCATGAGTGCTGGCGGTAAAACCCTGCTGGAAATCGTGAACTACATGGAACATTACGGCATTGTGCGTCGTCCTGAAGACAAGGTGGAGCCACGCCACAGCTGGAATACCAATGCGTCGGTGTCCACAGCCTTGCTGTATGCACTGACACGCCATTCACACCACCATGCCGAGGCGGACCAGGAATATTGGAACCTGCGCAGCTATCGCCACGCACCGATGTTGCCGACCGGCTACCTGGGAACAATTTTGCTGGCTTTGGTGCCCCCGCTTTACAAGAAAGTCATGACTCCTCTGCTGAACCATTGGGATGAAACCTTTGCCACGCCTGAAGAGAAAAAGCTGGCCATTGAGGCGAGCCTGAAAAGTGGCATGAAGGGTTTGAAATCTGCCCAGCTTGGCCAGAATGGCGGCCACAACATGAATCGTGCAGCGGCCTGA
- a CDS encoding response regulator transcription factor, producing MRIAILEDDLTQSEMLRWVLESVNHKCHCFPTFKGFQTALYRDSFDLVLLDWILPDSSGPKVMNWIRETLHIKVPVLFITSKTDEENIVEALNAGADDYMIKPIRRGELVARVNALLRRAYPELTAPEVFEIAELEFHPKFSTVVRHGKRVVLTQKEFDLALLLFRNLGKPLSRSHIQEAVWGRDTDLPSRTMDTHISRVRSKLGLRPEQGFRLTPVYGFGYKLEQVDHEGKSPSLAKIKRQLAENS from the coding sequence ATGCGTATCGCCATTCTTGAAGATGACCTGACACAAAGCGAGATGTTGCGCTGGGTGCTAGAATCCGTGAATCACAAATGTCATTGTTTTCCCACATTCAAGGGCTTTCAAACCGCCCTGTACCGGGACAGCTTCGACCTGGTACTGCTCGACTGGATACTTCCCGACAGTTCAGGCCCCAAGGTCATGAACTGGATCCGTGAAACCCTGCACATCAAAGTGCCTGTGCTGTTCATCACCTCCAAAACTGACGAAGAAAACATCGTGGAGGCTTTGAACGCCGGTGCCGACGACTACATGATCAAACCAATCCGCCGTGGCGAACTGGTCGCGCGTGTCAATGCCCTGCTACGTCGGGCCTACCCTGAACTCACCGCTCCGGAAGTGTTTGAAATTGCAGAACTCGAGTTTCACCCCAAGTTTTCAACCGTGGTGCGCCACGGGAAGCGTGTGGTGTTGACCCAGAAGGAATTTGACCTCGCGCTGCTGCTGTTTCGCAACCTGGGCAAGCCCCTGTCGCGTTCACACATTCAGGAGGCCGTGTGGGGAAGAGACACCGACCTGCCCTCGCGAACCATGGATACTCACATCTCCCGCGTTCGATCCAAGCTCGGCCTGCGCCCGGAACAGGGCTTTCGCCTAACCCCCGTTTACGGCTTCGGCTACAAACTGGAGCAGGTGGACCACGAAGGCAAGTCCCCAAGCCTTGCAAAAATCAAACGCCAGCTCGCTGAAAACAGCTAA